ACAGGATGGCGAAGAAGGTCAAGACCGTCAGGGAATCCGGCCATGGCTAGTCACTGGAAAATTGCGGCAGCGGGCATCATCGCCTGCGCCCTGCTTGTAACGGTTTCTGCCAGGGCCAAGGTTTACGGGGAGAAAGGCCAGAAAGGCTGGTGGTGGTATGAAGATCCGCCAAAGCAGGAGCAAGAGGCGCAGGACAAGAACCTTCCTAAGGAGCCGGTTTATTCCGTGGATCAGATGGCGAGCATGGATACGGACCAACTAAAGGAATATGCGGAACGGGTTCTCAAGGAAGCGGTTCGCAATCCAACCGAAACCAATGTCCGGGAATTTTACACCGTTCAGGACGTGATTCGCCGCAAGGCCCTGGCTTTCACCAACGCTTCCGATCTGGTCTGGCAGAAATACCCCGAATTGTCCGTCGCCAAGGATGACCCTCTGGCGGCGCCCGGGCGGGAAGCCGTGACCCGCCAACGCCTTGCGGAACAGGAACGGACGCTGGCCGGGGCCAGGGAGGATTTTGCCCTGCTTTACTTCCATTCGGACGGCTGCCCGTTTTGCCATGAGCAGGAAGCCATCCTTCAGTATTTCATGGACAAGTTCAGATGGCAGGTGAAACCGATCGATATCGACCGGCAACCCCAACTGGCGAGCCGGTTCGGAATCCTGACGACCCCTGCCCTGATGCTGATCCAGAGAGAACCGCCGGACTATATCCCGGTGGCGGCCGGGGTCGCTTCGGTGGCGGAAATAACGGCCCGGGTGTTCCGTGGGATTCGCCTTTTGCGCGGAGAGATCACCCCGGACAACTTCAATCTCTACGAATTCCAGCAGGGAGGTGGTTTCGATGTCCGCGCAGGACGTTAAAACCCGTGACCGCTATCTGGTTTTTCCCGGATTCGTTCCCGGCTCATGGGGCGTCTGCCATTTGCGTATCGTCCGGGGTCAGAGGAAAACCCTCTACATTGCCAGCGAAATCCGCCACAACCCAGGTCCTTCCATTACCAACGCCATTCATGGCATATGGCGAACCGTTCAGGGAGAACACTGCGCCTCCAACAATGCCGTGCTGGTCGAGCATTATAGCGACGCGGCAGTTTATGGGGACAAGTGGCCGGGCAACCGTCTGGCTATTGTCACAATACGAAAGGGGCGCCCTTCCTGGCAGCATATTACCAGCAAAGCGCTGGCAACAGCCGTCGGGTGCTCCGTGGCGAATCTGGTCGTTCCGCATGATCGCCTCGTAATCCCGGCTCAGGCCGAAAACATGGGATGCCGCGAACCATGACATGGGTGCGTAGAAAATTAGGGATCATCGGCAAGCCGGCTGCGGTCACTGCCCTGCTGATGGTTGTCTCCCTGCCAGCTTCGGCGGGATGGGTGGACGACTGGGTGGACCAGAAGGCGGTTTCTTCCCCGGGATATTTCGAGGGGCAGAAACGCGGGTACTACACTGGCGGCGGCTTTTCAGCCCGGTGGAACCTGCAGAACGATTATGTCTGGTCGGTGACTCCACCACGCCTGAAGTCCGGGTGCGGCGGGATCGACGCGTTCATGGGCGGTTTTTCGTTCCTGAATGCCGACTATCTGGTTCAGAAGCTTCAGCGCATCATGTCAGCGGCGCCCGCCGCCGCATTCGATATCGCGCTGAAGACCCTGGCACCCCAGGTTTCCGACACCATCCGCTCGCTGGAAGTGATTGCAGACAAACTGAACAACATCCAGCTTGACGAATGCAAGTCCTCCCGCGCTCTGGTGGCAACCATCGCCAGCCCCTTCGCGCCCCAGAACAAACAAGGGGAACTGGCGGCGATCCAGGCTGACTGGTGGCAGTCCACAGGGGGCGGGGACCTCTGGACCGCCTTCCAGGACGCCCGGAAAGCCGATGACAACAAGCCCGATCCGGCGGCTTCCACCGCCACCATGGCCGGGTGCAGCGCCGATTTCAGGGCCGTCTTTGGCGGGGGGAGCGTTCTGGCTCAGGCCGCCGCCAGGGTTGGAATTACGGATGCCGCCTACCTCGCGGTGATTCGCGGCTATGTGGGTGACATCTTCGTGCAGCCTCCCGATCCTGCAATGGGCATCAATGGCTACAAGGTGGTCTATGACGCCCCCTGCGACCAGAACAAAGGGCTGGACGACCTGCTCAATGGCACGGCACAGGGCAAGGAAAGCAACGGGGCCTGTACCACCATAACCGACGCCAACCGAAATCTGCGGCAGTATGTGCAGCAGCGCATGAATGCCGTTGCCTCGAAATATAAGGCCCGACAAATCCTGGACAGTTCCGACGAGGCGTTCATCAACGCATCCCCGCTGGCCGTAGGCCTGGTGCTCAAGACCGCCGTGGCAGAGAAACAGGCGCCGCAGGTCATAGCCCAGCTTTCGGATGTAACGGCCAAGGCATATGCCTACGCCATCCTCACCGATATGTACGCCAAGGCCAAGGGGATCTTCGCCACCAGCAAGAGCATCATGAGCTCACAGAACGATCCGGTCGGCGCCAACGGAACCGAAACCTGCCGGGTGGAAAACGTCATGGAGGCGATAGGCGCAGTCGAGAAAATCGAGGAGCGCCTTTCAAACATGATCGCCCTGGTCCAGGGTGAATATGCAACCACCGTGAACGAACTGAATACCATTTACGAGTTCGTGCGGAAACAGAAAACCTTCCGGGAAGAAGCCTACCAGTCCCTCAGGCAGAGGTTCGGGGAAGGCGTGGCTGACCGGGTAACCAGTTTCTGAAAACAGTTTCTACCGAAGGGAGCAGAGGCATGGCGAAGGATGACGCAAGCAACGGCAAGAAGGATTATCGGCAGGCTCGTCGGGAACGCAAGCTGGAGATGGCTCAGCGGGACGACATGGAAGTGATCCCCCGCAGGGCCCTGGAAACCAACGATTCCATCCGGCTGCTCACCGCCAATGACTTCATCATCAACCGCTTGCGAAATCAGCTCGGCCGCCCCAACGGCGTGCCGGTGAATCAGGCGGTCCGGTTTCTGGAGCGCAACGAGCAGTTGCGGCAGGAAATGAACCGCCTGAATGCCGAGATGTGCGAGGCGATGGGCATGTCTTACCGGGCGCCCCGGGGTTTCCAAAACCCGCTTGAAAAGGCAGTGGACAAAAAATCCGGGGCAACACCTGCCGTCAGTTAGCTCCTGGCATGCTCAGACAGACAGTGGAGCCGACTTTCCCTTGACATCCTGAGCCGATTTTTTAGAATACAATCATTCATCCACACTATTTTTATAGTGACTCCTTGCTCTTTCGAGCAGGACTGAAATTTTAGGGAAAGCCCCTAATCTCAAAGCCCCAGGCATGGGACGTAAACCGCAGGGGAACCGGATTGCCCGGAGACCTGATCTGCACGCAACAGCAGCCCCCCTGCTTTAACCCGCTTTCCCGGGTTCAACCTCGAAGAGCGGCTGACAGATTATAGTGCACGCGA
This portion of the Syntrophotalea acetylenica genome encodes:
- a CDS encoding conjugal transfer protein TraH codes for the protein MTWVRRKLGIIGKPAAVTALLMVVSLPASAGWVDDWVDQKAVSSPGYFEGQKRGYYTGGGFSARWNLQNDYVWSVTPPRLKSGCGGIDAFMGGFSFLNADYLVQKLQRIMSAAPAAAFDIALKTLAPQVSDTIRSLEVIADKLNNIQLDECKSSRALVATIASPFAPQNKQGELAAIQADWWQSTGGGDLWTAFQDARKADDNKPDPAASTATMAGCSADFRAVFGGGSVLAQAAARVGITDAAYLAVIRGYVGDIFVQPPDPAMGINGYKVVYDAPCDQNKGLDDLLNGTAQGKESNGACTTITDANRNLRQYVQQRMNAVASKYKARQILDSSDEAFINASPLAVGLVLKTAVAEKQAPQVIAQLSDVTAKAYAYAILTDMYAKAKGIFATSKSIMSSQNDPVGANGTETCRVENVMEAIGAVEKIEERLSNMIALVQGEYATTVNELNTIYEFVRKQKTFREEAYQSLRQRFGEGVADRVTSF
- a CDS encoding conjugal transfer protein TraF, translated to MASHWKIAAAGIIACALLVTVSARAKVYGEKGQKGWWWYEDPPKQEQEAQDKNLPKEPVYSVDQMASMDTDQLKEYAERVLKEAVRNPTETNVREFYTVQDVIRRKALAFTNASDLVWQKYPELSVAKDDPLAAPGREAVTRQRLAEQERTLAGAREDFALLYFHSDGCPFCHEQEAILQYFMDKFRWQVKPIDIDRQPQLASRFGILTTPALMLIQREPPDYIPVAAGVASVAEITARVFRGIRLLRGEITPDNFNLYEFQQGGGFDVRAGR